A region from the Leptospirillum ferriphilum ML-04 genome encodes:
- a CDS encoding DUF488 domain-containing protein — protein MNLHPSVFKIRRIYEDTPDEKGVVRILVDRLWPRGLSKEAARLDLWAKEWAPSENLRHFFHAHPDRYREFVSLYEKELEPRKQEILETLASFQKNTFLLLYASTDSRENNAVVLRDLLTRWQRQEKIQHGVS, from the coding sequence ATGAATCTCCATCCGTCTGTTTTTAAGATTCGTCGGATTTATGAAGACACACCGGATGAGAAGGGTGTGGTCCGCATCCTGGTCGATCGCCTCTGGCCGCGTGGTCTTTCAAAAGAAGCCGCCAGACTTGATCTTTGGGCAAAGGAATGGGCTCCGAGCGAGAATCTGCGACATTTCTTCCACGCGCACCCGGACCGTTACAGAGAATTCGTTTCTCTCTATGAAAAAGAGCTCGAACCCCGAAAACAGGAGATTCTGGAGACACTGGCTTCCTTTCAGAAAAACACATTTCTTCTTCTTTATGCATCCACCGACTCCCGGGAGAACAACGCAGTGGTTCTCCGGGATCTCCTGACCCGCTGGCAGCGGCAGGAAAAAATCCAACACGGCGTTTCCTGA
- a CDS encoding N-acetylmuramoyl-L-alanine amidase family protein has protein sequence MKTRFWIAIVAFLLLSGGFGAPSPVFAQNQIGFIKNIRVGLHANRIRIVAVLDRLPKDPPVYTPGPRGSLTFPGLMPSPSIHKRVFAHSGALKAHFKEINIHYAPGNQETRLTIIGPISESTPHFFTLHHPDRIVADFPFSARSSSGKTSPPKKANAVPPRPGQKVIVIPGKKVSESNVARALPAAFSPSAPLAIRSPRFRVVIDPGHGGKDCGTLGVNGVCEKDLVLDIALDLRKRLEGDRRFKVLMTRDQDVFIPLKERTDMANRWKGDLFLSIHANSDPNRAVRGIETFLLNLRSSDKRSKEVAMRENTVLGVSHGDLGAILLTLRVNHKKKRSLEFAGDLDRSFSRNLEGQYEGVRNLGIRQAPFYVIMGTSMPAALTEINFLSNPEDARIMASRTYRKLVARALYRGIVQYYRQVHPEIQAENNHSPLLARP, from the coding sequence GTGAAGACAAGATTCTGGATCGCGATCGTGGCATTTCTTCTTCTGTCCGGCGGTTTCGGGGCACCGTCCCCGGTCTTTGCCCAGAATCAGATAGGCTTTATCAAGAACATCCGTGTCGGGCTGCATGCGAACCGGATCCGGATCGTGGCGGTTCTGGACAGGCTGCCCAAAGATCCCCCGGTCTATACCCCCGGTCCCCGCGGTTCTCTTACGTTTCCCGGTCTGATGCCTTCCCCCTCGATTCACAAGCGGGTCTTTGCCCACTCCGGTGCCCTGAAAGCCCATTTCAAGGAAATCAACATCCACTATGCTCCCGGAAATCAGGAAACACGTCTGACCATCATCGGGCCGATTTCGGAGTCGACTCCCCATTTCTTTACGCTTCACCATCCGGACCGGATCGTGGCGGACTTTCCGTTTTCGGCCCGGTCGTCCTCCGGGAAGACCTCCCCTCCCAAAAAAGCGAATGCCGTTCCGCCCCGACCGGGACAGAAAGTGATCGTGATTCCGGGAAAGAAGGTCAGCGAGTCAAACGTGGCCCGCGCTCTTCCGGCCGCTTTTTCCCCTTCTGCCCCTCTTGCCATCCGGTCTCCGCGATTTCGCGTCGTGATAGACCCCGGTCACGGAGGAAAGGACTGCGGGACTCTCGGGGTCAATGGCGTGTGCGAAAAAGACCTTGTTCTCGACATTGCTCTCGATCTACGAAAGAGGCTTGAAGGGGACCGACGGTTTAAAGTCCTGATGACCCGGGACCAGGATGTTTTTATTCCCCTGAAGGAGCGGACGGACATGGCGAACCGCTGGAAGGGGGACTTGTTTCTGTCCATTCACGCGAATTCCGATCCCAACCGGGCTGTCCGGGGGATAGAGACTTTTCTCCTGAATCTCCGTTCGTCGGACAAGAGATCCAAAGAAGTGGCGATGCGGGAAAACACCGTTCTCGGGGTGTCGCATGGCGATCTCGGTGCCATCCTCCTGACTCTTCGTGTCAACCACAAGAAAAAACGCTCTCTCGAATTTGCCGGGGATCTCGACCGGTCTTTTTCCCGGAATCTGGAAGGACAATATGAGGGTGTCCGGAACCTTGGAATCCGGCAGGCGCCTTTTTATGTGATCATGGGAACATCGATGCCGGCTGCCCTGACCGAGATCAACTTCCTGAGCAATCCCGAAGATGCCCGTATCATGGCCAGCCGGACGTATCGGAAGCTGGTCGCCCGGGCTCTCTACCGGGGGATTGTCCAGTATTACCGCCAGGTCCATCCCGAAATCCAGGCCGAAAACAATCACTCTCCGCTTCTCGCCCGCCCCTGA